The following proteins are encoded in a genomic region of Glycine max cultivar Williams 82 chromosome 18, Glycine_max_v4.0, whole genome shotgun sequence:
- the LOC100778641 gene encoding glycosyltransferase family 92 protein RCOM_0530710, translating into MSITHIVMDSSPDQTRKRNQNQTLAQKSLFLYFSFLFFLLFFSSSHHSFYSHTSLQPSAFATPYSTTTKLPVSLYVHDRILFPDHVLLTLSNPQVFPPHKLHCLYYILINNPALSNPVYDVLVRPVLSTDRYDEFRSIARCPLPSRNFSAVELSWRDGDNDNQPFRFPVKPTAQHSFDMLAYEVALDNDTAVIFVKGLNLRPHKISNASLLRCHFGPQNGAFWFTTKAVAAAQEVVRCELPQSIQNNPHKARGISATVSHVRDEAMIPSVAKIGGYREEINRGNKKKNKLELCACTMVWNQARAMKEWVMYHAWLGVEKWFIYDNNSDDEIDHVVRELEVKGYNINRVAWPWIKSQEAGFSHCSLRAKEECKWVGFFDVDEFFYFNEMRRNALISIVGNLSNSIAEIRTGCLNFGPSGLRTHPRNGVSVGYTCRLRTPERHKSIIRPDLLHVSLLNVVHHFELKEGFRSLNMPQSVAVINHYKYQIWEIFKAKFFRRVATYVVDWKEDANIGSKDRAPGLGTEAIEPRDWRLRFCEVWDTRLRDFLLSSFADRETGLLPWERSSE; encoded by the coding sequence ATGTCCATCACCCACATAGTTATGGACTCATCACCAGACCAGACCCGCAAGAGGAATCAGAATCAAACGCTGGCGCAAAAATCACttttcctctatttttctttcctcttcttcctcctcttctttTCCTCCTCGCACCACTCTTTTTACTCCCACACCTCCCTCCAACCCTCTGCTTTCGCCACTCCATACTCCACCACCACCAAATTGCCAGTGTCTCTCTACGTGCACGATCGTATTCTCTTCCCTGATCACGTGCTTCTCACGCTATCCAACCCACAAGTTTTCCCTCCTCACAAACTCCACTGCCTCTACTACATCCTCATCAACAATCCAGCTTTGTCGAACCCGGTTTATGACGTTCTCGTCCGCCCGGTTCTCTCCACGGACCGGTACGACGAATTCCGGTCCATCGCGAGGTGTCCGCTTCCCAGCAGAAACTTCTCCGCCGTCGAATTGAGCTGGCGCGATGGAGACAATGATAACCAGCCTTTCCGGTTCCCGGTTAAACCGACCGCGCAGCATAGCTTCGACATGCTAGCGTACGAGGTAGCCTTAGACAACGACACAGCAGTTATCTTCGTTAAAGGACTAAACCTCCGACCCCACAAAATTTCCAACGCGAGCCTATTGCGATGTCACTTCGGACCTCAAAACGGTGCGTTTTGGTTCACAACAAAAGCCGTTGCGGCGGCGCAGGAAGTCGTGCGGTGCGAGCTGCCGCAGAGTATTCAGAACAATCCACACAAGGCTCGCGGAATAAGCGCCACTGTGAGTCACGTGCGGGACGAGGCAATGATCCCTTCGGTGGCGAAAATTGGCGGGTACAGAGAAGAAATAAACAGAGGtaacaagaaaaagaacaagTTAGAACTTTGCGCCTGTACCATGGTGTGGAACCAGGCACGTGCGATGAAAGAGTGGGTTATGTACCACGCGTGGCTCGGCGTGGAGAAATGGTTTATATACGATAACAACAGCGACGATGAAATTGATCACGTGGTTCGCGAGCTTGAGGTAAAGGGTTACAATATTAATAGAGTTGCGTGGCCTTGGATTAAGAGCCAAGAAGCAGGGTTTTCGCATTGTAGCTTGAGGGCTAAGGAGGAATGTAAGTGggttgggttctttgacgtggACGAGTTTTTCTACTTCAACGAAATGAGGCGAAATGCTTTGATATCAATTGTTGGAAATTTATCGAATTCGATTGCGGAAATAAGGACGGGGTGTCTTAATTTCGGACCTTCGGGATTGAGGACTCACCCTAGAAATGGAGTGAGCGTAGGGTACACGTGCCGGCTTCGGACGCCGGAGAGGCACAAGTCGATTATTCGGCCTGATTTGCTTCATGTTAGTCTTTTGAATGTGGTGCACCATTTTGAATTAAAGGAGGGTTTTAGATCGCTTAACATGCCTCAATCTGTTGCGGTTATAAACCACTATAAGTACCAAATTTGGGAAATTTTTAAGGCCAAGTTTTTCAGAAGGGTTGCTACGTATGTGGTGGATTGGAAGGAGGATGCGAACATAGGATCAAAGGACAGAGCGCCTGGGCTAGGAACAGAAGCAATTGAACCGCGTGATTGGAGGTTGAGATTTTGTGAGGTTTGGGACACTCGCCTCAgggattttcttctttctagTTTTGCTGATCGCGAAACAGGCTTGTTGCCCTGGGAAAGGTCTTCTGAATAA